From Cheilinus undulatus linkage group 18, ASM1832078v1, whole genome shotgun sequence, the proteins below share one genomic window:
- the LOC121526238 gene encoding mitochondrial basic amino acids transporter, with product MALDFAAGCVGGAAGVLVGHPFDTVKVRLQVQNVDKPLYRGTFHCFKSIIRQESAFGLYKGIGSPMMGLTFINAIVFGVQGNAMRKLGRDTPLNQFLAGASAGAIQCVICCPMELAKTRMQLQGTGEKKSKRKLYKNSLDCLVRIYNKEGIRGINRGMVTTLLRETPGFGVYFLTYDVLTRALGCEPEDPYMIPKLLFAGGMSGIASWISTYPVDVIKSRLQADGVGGVNQYSGIMDCVRQSLKKEGWRVFSRGLTSTLLRAFPVNATTFATVTLFLMYMREGEECSIQDSEAQLQPLQTQTQSFVQQ from the exons ATGGCATTGGATTTCGCTGCGGGCTGCGTTGGAG gTGCTGCTGGTGTTTTAGTCGGGCATCCGTTTGACACTGTAAAG GTGAGACTACAAGTTCAAAATGTGGACAAACCTCTGTACCGCGGGACATTTCACTGCTTCAAGTCAATCATACGCCAGGAGTCT gcGTTCGGTCTGTATAAAGGCATCGGCTCACCAATGATGGGTCTGACCTTCATCAACGCCATCGTTTTTGGTGTCCAGGGGAACGCCATGCGCAAACTCGGCCGTGACACGCCTCTGAACCAGTTTTTAGCCGGAGCGTCCGCCGGAGCCATCCAGTGTGTCATCTGCTGCCCGATGGAGCTCGCTAAGACGCGCATGCAGCTGCAAGGTACTGGAGAGAAGAAGTCTAAGAGGAAACTGTACAAGAACTCCCTGGACTGTCTGGTGAGAATCTACAATAAGGAGGGAATCCGAGGCATCAACCGTGGCATGGTGACCACCCTGCTGCGTGAGACCCCGGGTTTCGGCGTGTACTTTCTCACTTATGACGTGTTGACACGTGCTCTGGGATGTGAGCCAGAAGACCCTTACATGATCCCAAAGCTTTTGTTTGCCGGTGGGATGTCAGGAATCGCTTCCTGGATCTCCACCTACCCTGTGGATGTGATCAAGTCGCGTCTTCAGGCGGACGGGGTGGGCGGGGTCAACCAGTACAGTGGCATCATGGACTGTGTCAGGCAGAGCTTAAAGAAGGAAGGATGGAGGGTGTTCTCACGTGGACTCACTTCCACATTGCTGCGTGCGTTTCCGGTGAATGCGACCACGTTTGCTACAGTGACTCTGTTTTTGATGTACATGCGAGAAGGAGAGGAGTGCAGCATCCAGGACTCTGAGGCGCAGCTGCAGCCTCTGCAGACACAGACGCAGTCATTTGTGCAGCAGTGA
- the LOC121526254 gene encoding tryptophan--tRNA ligase, cytoplasmic — MTDCQGEGAKSPVELYEKLTAQGDTVRALKTAKAEKAEVEAAVKLLLKLKVDYKQMTGQDYKAGCPPSENSVAPDNGPAEDGADDEDTVDPWNVSTTNAKGVDYDKLIVRFGSSKIDQELVDRIEKVSGQRPHHFLRRGIFFSHRDMHQVLDAYEKQKSFYLYTGRGPSSEAMHVGHLIPFIFTKWLQDVFDIPLVIQLTDDEKYLWKDLTLEECHRFAVENTKDIIACGFDVNKTFIFSDLDYMGACPEFYRNVVKVQKHVTFNQVKGIFGFTDSDCIGKISFPAIQAAPSFSNSFPHVFGSRKDIQCLIPCAIDQDPYFRMTRDVAPRIGYPKPALLHSTFFPALQGAQTKMSASDANSSIFLTDTPKQIKNKINKHAFSGGKDTVEEHRKYGGNPDVDVSFMYLTFFLDDDEQLAKIKEDYASGALLTGELKKILIETLQPMIAQHQERRKQVTDEMVQQFMTPRPLNFNL; from the exons ATGACAGACTGTCAGGGAGAAGGAGCCAAGAGTCCAGTGGAGCTTTATGAGAAACTGACAGCACAAGGAGACACAGTCAGAGCCTTGAAAACAGCTAAAGCTGAGAAG GCTGAAGTTGAGGCTGCTGTCAAGTTGCTGCTAAAGCTGAAAGTAGACTACAAACAGATGACGGGTCAGGATTACAAAGCAGGCTGTCCACCCTCAGAAAACTCTGTGGCCCCTGACAACGGGCCTGCAGAAGACGGCGCTGACGATGAAGACACAGTCGACCCATGGAACGTTTCCACCACCAACGCCAAGGGAGTGGATTACGACAAACTCATAG TGAGGTTCGGAAGCAGTAAAATCGACCAGGAGCTGGTGGATAGAATAGAAAAAGTCTCTGGTCAGAGGCCACACCACTTTCTAAGAAGAGGAATCTTCTTCTCACACAG AGACATGCATCAGGTACTGGATGCATATGAGAAGCAGAAGTCGTTTTACCTCTACACTGGAAGAGGTCCGTCCTCAGAGGCCATGCATGTCGGCCACCTCATCCCTTTCATCTTCACCAA ATGGTTACAGGATGTTTTTGACATCCCTCTGGTGATCCAGCTGACTGATGATGAGAAGTATCTGTGGAAGGATCTCACACTGGAAGAGTGCCATCGCTTTGCTGTAGAAAACACCAAAGACATCATCGCATGTGGCTTTGATGTCAACAAGACGTTTATCTTCTCTGACCTTGACTATATGGG TGCCTGTCCTGAATTCTACAGGAATGTTGTGAAAGTTCAGAAGCATGTGACATTCAACCAGGTCAAAGGCATTTTTGGCTTTACAGACAGTGACTGCATTG GAAAGATCAGCTTCCCTGCAATCCAGGCCGCCCCTTCCTTCAGTAATTCTTTCCCACACGTCTTTGGAAGCAGAAAAGATATACAGTGTCTCATCCCCTGTGCCATTGACCAG GACCCCTACTTCAGAATGACCCGAGATGTTGCTCCAAGAATCGGCTATCCCAAACCTGCACTGCTACACTCCACCTTCTTCCCAGCCCTGCAGGGAGCACAGACAAAGATGAGCGCCAGTGATGCCAACTCGTCCATTTTCCTCACTGACACaccaaaacaaatcaaaaataag ATCAACAAACATGCATTTTCGGGAGGAAAAGACACCGTGGAAGAACACAGGAAGTATGGAGGAAACCCAGACGTTGATGTTTCTTTCATGTACTTGACCTTCTTCCTAGATGATGATGAACAGCTGGCAAAGATAAAAGAG GACTATGCAAGTGGAGCTCTCCTAACTGGTGAACTGAAGAAGATTTTGATCGAAACTCTGCAGCCAATGATTGCGCAGCACCAAGAGCGACGCAAACAAGTCACCGATGAAATGGTCCAGCAATTTATGACACCCAGGCCTTTAAATTTTAACTTGTAG